Proteins encoded in a region of the Zea mays cultivar B73 chromosome 4, Zm-B73-REFERENCE-NAM-5.0, whole genome shotgun sequence genome:
- the LOC118477025 gene encoding uncharacterized protein, protein MEPLLINSYSTKYTLDSLGLIMDPKYVSLCIFVLLVLHGDTTLAETCREFAKWHPFCFSAMCKANCFIEGKSSDGSYAKGYRCDSHGFHSMCICLLCKS, encoded by the exons ATGGAACCATTATTAATCAACTCATATTCGACAAAGTATACATTAGATAGTTTAGGTTTGATAATGGATCCAAAATATGTTAGCCTATGCATCTTCGTATTACTTGTATTGCATGGAGATACTACTTTGGCAG AAACTTGCAGGGAGTTTGCTAAATGGCATCCATTCTGCTTTAGTGCAATGTGCAAGGCAAATTGTTTTATAGAAGGAAAAAGCTCCGATGGTTCCTATGCAAAGGGATATAGATGTGATTCACATGGATTTCATTCTATGTGTATTTGCCTTTTGTGTAAAAGTTAG